A single genomic interval of Pyrus communis chromosome 5, drPyrComm1.1, whole genome shotgun sequence harbors:
- the LOC137734053 gene encoding histone H4-like: MTGRGKGGKGLGKGGAKRHRKVLRDNIQGITKPAIRRLARRGGVKRISGLIYEETRGVLKIFLENVIRDAVTYTEHARRKTVTAMDVVYALKRQGRTLYGFGG, from the coding sequence ATGACTGGGCGTGGAAAGGGAGGCAAGGGTCTGGGAAAGGGAGGAGCAAAACGTCACCGTAAGGTCCTCCGCGACAACATCCAGGGAATCACAAAGCCGGCCATCCGCCGTTTGGCTCGCAGGGGCGGCGTGAAGCGTATTAGCGGTCTGATCTACGAGGAGACACGTGGAGTGCTCAAGATCTTTTTGGAGAACGTCATCAGAGACGCCGTGACGTACACCGAGCACGCTCGCCGGAAGACCGTGACGGCCATGGATGTGGTCTACGCGCTCAAAAGGCAGGGCAGGACCCTCTACGGGTTTGGTGGCTAG
- the LOC137733870 gene encoding serine/arginine-rich splicing factor RS2Z32-like: MPRHDDRHGGSRLYVGRLSSRTRSRELEDVFSRYGRVRDVDMKRDFAFVEFSDPRDADDARYSLNGRDVDGSRIIVEFARGAPRGPGGSREYLGRGPPPGSGRCFNCGLDGHWARDCKAGDWKNKCYRCGERGHIERNCQNSPKKTTKHGRSLSRSPSPRRGRSRSRSYSRDHSYSRSRSPVRGERSLERRSRSPHDSLSPKRRRASPPPSKGRKHDRTPEGRSPQDRGSLSPQDRRSDDSRSPRAKSRSPINDVEGDSNGDRKHRSPVEENSRSRSPSPVRRSDRSPVEDDGDIPGSPRGSESPA, translated from the exons ATGCCTCGTCATGATGACCGCCATGGTGGTTCACGGCTCTATGTTGGCCGCTTGTCATCGAGGACAAGATCACGCGAACTTGAAGACGTATTCAGCAGATATGGAAG AGTACGTGATGTGGATATGAAGCGCGACTTTGCCTTTGTT GAGTTTAGTGACCCCCGGGATGCTGATGATGCAAGATATAGCCTGAACGGTCGTGATGTTGATGGGAGCCGGATAATTGTGGAATTTGCCAGGGGG GCACCACGTGGTCCTGGTGGATCTCGGGAGTATCTTGGGAGAGGACCTCCTCCGGGATCAGGGCGCTGTTTTAATTGTGGGCTGGATGGACACTGGGCTCGAGATTGCAAAGCTGGAGACTGGAAGAATAAGTGTTATCGTTGTGGGGAACGAGGCCACATTGAAAGAAATTGTCAGAATAGTCCGAAGAAAACAACTAA ACATGGGCGTAGTCTCTCACGTTCACCAAGTCCAAGGCGGGGTAGAAGTCGAAGCCGTAGCTACAGCAGGGATCATAGTTACAG TCGTTCCCGATCACCTGTGAGGGGAGAAAGGAGTTTGGAGAGAAGATCAAGGAGTCCTCATGACAGCCTGAGCCCTAAGCGTCGCAGGGCTTCACCACCACCCTCCAAGGGGAGGAAGCATGATAGAACTCCCGAAGGGAGGAGCCCACAAGATCGGGGTAGCCTCTCCCCGCAGGATCGCAGATCTGACGACAGTAGGAGTCCCAGGGCAAAGAGCAGAAGCCCTATAAATGATGTTGAAGGGGACAGCAATGGAGATAGGAAGCATAGAAGCCCTGTTGAAGAAAACAGCCGCAGCCGCAGCCCAAGCCCTGTCCGTAGGAGTGACAGGAGCCCTGTTGAAGATGATGGAGACATACCCGGTTCCCCGAGAGGCAGTGAATCACCAGCTTAA
- the LOC137734416 gene encoding uncharacterized protein encodes MSHANLMNNYFNLNSVYTEEDFRLRFRMRRHVFEHLLCDVQQVNPYFRQKRERAGCPGFSPHQKVTVALRMMTYDSSADSMDETHGMFESTCLVTFEQFYDTIVQVYKDEYLREPNQEDLNRLLRKAIDHGFPGMIGSLDCMHWDWKNCPIGWQ; translated from the coding sequence ATGTCGCATGCCAATCttatgaacaactacttcaacctcaactcggtgtacacagaagaggatttcagacTTCGCTTCCGAATGAGGCGTCATGTCTTCGAGCATTTACTTTGTGATGTCCAGCaggtcaatccatactttcgacagAAACGGGAAAGAGCAGGCTGtcctggtttctcacctcatcagaaggttactgTTGCACTCCGAATGATGACCTATGACTCCTCAGCTGATTCGATGGATGAAACCCATGGTATGtttgagtctacatgccttgtTACTTTTGAACAATTCTATGACACAATTGTTCAGGTTTACAAAGACGAGTACCTCcgcgagccaaatcaagaagatctgaatCGGCTCCTTCGCAAAGCTATAGATCATGGGTTTCCgggcatgatagggtcattagactgcatgcattgggattggaagaactGTCCCATCGGATGGCAATGA